One genomic region from Rhizobiaceae bacterium encodes:
- the pyc gene encoding pyruvate carboxylase has translation MISKILVANRSEIAIRVFRAANELGLKTVAIWAEEDKYSLHRFKADESYQVGRGPHLDRDMGPIESYLSIEEVIRVAKLSGADAIHPGYGLLSESPEFAEACAAAGITFIGPKPATMRRLGNKVAARNLAIEVGVPVIPATDPLPDDMEAVKKLAAEVGYPVMLKASWGGGGRGMRAIRNEADLVREVVEGKREAKAAFGKDEVYLEKLIERARHVEVQILGDTHGTAVHLFERDCSIQRRNQKVVERAPAPYLSDELRQELCGYALKIARETDYVGAGTVEFLQDADSGKFYFIEVNPRIQVEHTVTEQVTGIDIVKAQIHILDGFAIGTPESGVPAQKDIRLNGHALQCRITTEDPEQNFIPDYGRITAYRGATGFGIRLDGGTAYSGAVITRFYDPLLEKVTAWAPTPLEAIQRMNRALREFRIRGVATNLTFLEAIINHPSFRDNSYTTRFIDSTPELFAQVKRQDRATKLLNYLADVSVNGHPETRGRPQPNPDTAEPIVPYLSGAIPPGSKQRFDELGPEKFAAWMRAEKHVLVTDTTMRDAHQSLLATRMRSYDIARIAGVYARSLPELLSLECWGGATFDVAMRFLTEDPWERLDKVREAAPNILLQMLFRGANGVGYTNYPDNVVRHFVRQAAAGGIDLFRVFDCLNWVENMRVSMDAILAEGKLCEAAMCYTADMLDPARAKYDLKYYVGLAKDLEKAGAHIIAVKDMAGLLKPAAARVLFKALREETDLPIHFHTHDTSGLSAATVLAAVEAGVDAIDAAMDSFSGNTSQPCLGSLAEALKGSERDPKLDPEAIRKISFYWEAVRNQYAAFESDLKGPASEVYLHEMPGGQFTNLKEQARSLGLETRWHEVAQAYHDVNLMFGDIVKVTPSSKVVGDMALMMVSQDLTVADVENPAKDIAFPDSVVSMLRGDLGQSPGGWPAALQKKVLKGDKPITVRPGSLLKSADLEASRKEIEEKLGRPLSEHEFASWLMYPKVFSDFAAAQDVYGPVSVLPTPTYFYGMKTEDEILVDIEKGKTLVIRCLAIGDVDEKGMVTVFFELNGHPRRVKVPDRAHGAANGKARRKAEAGNEEHVGAPMPGVVSTLAVAAGQAVKAGDVLLSIEAMKMETALHAERDGIIAEVLVKAGDQIDAKDLLVVMQKR, from the coding sequence ATGATCAGCAAGATCCTTGTCGCAAACCGGTCCGAAATCGCCATTCGCGTGTTCCGAGCGGCCAACGAACTGGGGCTGAAGACCGTCGCGATCTGGGCCGAGGAGGACAAATATTCGCTGCATCGCTTCAAGGCCGACGAGAGCTACCAGGTCGGGCGCGGGCCGCATCTCGACCGCGACATGGGGCCGATCGAGAGCTACCTGTCGATCGAGGAGGTGATCCGCGTCGCAAAACTGTCGGGCGCCGACGCTATCCATCCCGGCTACGGCCTGCTTTCGGAAAGCCCCGAATTCGCCGAGGCGTGCGCTGCCGCCGGCATCACCTTCATCGGCCCGAAGCCGGCGACGATGCGCCGCCTCGGCAACAAGGTCGCCGCCAGGAACCTCGCCATCGAGGTCGGCGTGCCGGTCATTCCCGCGACCGATCCGCTGCCCGACGACATGGAGGCCGTGAAGAAACTGGCAGCCGAGGTCGGCTATCCGGTGATGCTAAAAGCCTCCTGGGGCGGCGGCGGGCGCGGCATGCGCGCCATCCGCAACGAGGCCGACCTGGTGCGCGAGGTCGTCGAGGGCAAGCGCGAGGCGAAGGCGGCCTTCGGCAAGGACGAGGTCTATCTCGAGAAGCTGATCGAGCGCGCCCGCCATGTCGAGGTGCAGATCCTCGGTGACACGCACGGCACAGCGGTGCATCTCTTCGAGCGCGACTGCTCGATCCAGCGCCGCAACCAGAAGGTCGTCGAGCGCGCCCCAGCGCCCTACCTCTCCGACGAACTCAGGCAGGAGCTCTGCGGCTACGCACTGAAGATCGCCAGGGAGACCGACTATGTCGGCGCCGGCACCGTCGAGTTCCTGCAGGATGCCGACAGCGGGAAGTTCTACTTCATCGAGGTCAATCCGCGCATCCAGGTCGAGCACACGGTGACCGAACAGGTGACCGGCATCGACATCGTCAAGGCGCAGATCCACATCCTCGACGGTTTTGCCATCGGCACGCCGGAGTCCGGCGTCCCCGCACAGAAGGATATCCGCCTCAACGGCCACGCCCTGCAGTGCCGCATCACCACCGAGGACCCCGAACAGAACTTCATCCCGGACTATGGCCGCATCACCGCCTATCGCGGCGCTACCGGCTTCGGCATCAGGCTTGACGGCGGCACCGCCTATTCCGGCGCGGTCATCACCCGCTTCTACGACCCGCTGCTGGAAAAGGTCACCGCCTGGGCGCCGACGCCGCTGGAGGCGATCCAGCGCATGAACCGCGCGCTACGCGAATTCCGCATCCGCGGCGTGGCGACCAACCTCACCTTCCTCGAAGCGATCATCAACCACCCATCCTTCCGCGACAATTCCTACACGACGCGCTTCATCGACTCGACGCCGGAGCTGTTCGCGCAGGTGAAGCGACAGGATCGCGCGACGAAGCTGCTCAACTACCTCGCCGACGTCTCGGTGAACGGCCATCCGGAGACGCGCGGCCGGCCGCAGCCCAATCCGGACACGGCGGAACCGATCGTGCCCTATCTCAGCGGCGCGATCCCGCCCGGTTCCAAGCAGCGCTTCGACGAGCTCGGCCCGGAAAAATTCGCCGCCTGGATGCGCGCCGAGAAGCACGTTCTCGTCACCGACACGACGATGCGCGACGCCCACCAGTCGCTGCTCGCCACCCGCATGCGCAGCTACGACATCGCCAGGATCGCCGGCGTCTATGCGCGCTCGCTGCCGGAGCTGCTCTCGCTCGAATGCTGGGGCGGCGCGACCTTCGACGTCGCCATGCGCTTCCTGACCGAGGACCCGTGGGAGCGCCTGGACAAGGTGCGCGAGGCAGCGCCCAACATCCTGCTGCAGATGCTTTTCCGCGGCGCCAACGGCGTCGGCTACACCAATTATCCCGACAATGTCGTGCGCCACTTCGTCAGGCAGGCGGCAGCGGGGGGCATCGACCTCTTCCGCGTGTTCGACTGCCTGAACTGGGTCGAGAACATGCGCGTGTCGATGGACGCCATCCTCGCGGAGGGCAAGCTGTGCGAGGCGGCGATGTGCTACACGGCCGACATGCTCGACCCAGCGCGCGCCAAATACGACCTCAAATATTATGTCGGGCTGGCGAAGGACCTCGAGAAGGCCGGCGCCCACATCATCGCGGTCAAGGACATGGCGGGCCTGCTGAAGCCGGCCGCCGCGCGCGTGCTGTTCAAGGCGCTGCGCGAGGAGACGGACCTGCCGATCCATTTCCACACCCACGACACCTCGGGCCTGTCCGCTGCGACGGTGCTGGCGGCGGTGGAGGCCGGCGTCGACGCGATCGACGCGGCGATGGATTCCTTTTCCGGCAACACCTCGCAGCCCTGCCTCGGCTCGCTCGCCGAAGCGTTGAAGGGCAGCGAGCGCGACCCGAAGCTCGATCCCGAGGCGATCCGGAAAATCTCCTTCTACTGGGAGGCCGTGCGCAACCAGTACGCGGCCTTCGAAAGCGACCTCAAGGGGCCGGCCTCGGAGGTCTACCTGCACGAGATGCCGGGCGGCCAGTTCACCAACCTCAAGGAGCAGGCGCGCTCGCTCGGGCTGGAGACCCGCTGGCACGAGGTGGCGCAGGCCTACCACGACGTCAACCTGATGTTCGGCGACATCGTCAAGGTGACGCCATCCTCCAAGGTGGTCGGCGACATGGCGCTGATGATGGTCAGCCAGGACCTCACCGTGGCCGACGTCGAGAACCCGGCCAAGGACATCGCCTTCCCGGATTCGGTTGTGTCGATGCTGCGCGGCGACCTCGGCCAGTCGCCCGGCGGCTGGCCGGCGGCGCTGCAGAAGAAGGTGCTGAAGGGCGACAAGCCGATCACCGTCCGTCCGGGCTCGTTGCTGAAGTCCGCCGATCTCGAGGCAAGCCGCAAGGAGATCGAGGAGAAGCTCGGCCGGCCGCTCTCCGAACACGAGTTCGCTTCCTGGCTGATGTATCCGAAAGTCTTCTCCGACTTCGCGGCGGCGCAGGATGTCTATGGCCCCGTCTCGGTGCTGCCGACGCCGACCTATTTCTACGGCATGAAGACGGAGGACGAGATCCTCGTCGACATCGAGAAGGGCAAGACGCTGGTCATCCGCTGCCTCGCCATCGGCGACGTCGACGAGAAGGGCATGGTCACCGTGTTCTTCGAGCTCAACGGCCACCCGCGCCGCGTCAAGGTTCCCGACCGCGCCCATGGCGCCGCGAACGGCAAGGCGCGCCGCAAGGCCGAGGCCGGCAACGAGGAGCATGTCGGCGCGCCGATGCCCGGCGTCGTCTCGACGCTCGCCGTGGCGGCAGGACAGGCGGTGAAGGCCGGGGATGTGCTCCTGTCCATCGAGGCGATGAAGATGGAGACCGCTCTGCATGCCGAGCGCGACGGCATCATCGCCGAGGTGCTGGTTAAGGCCGGCGACCAGATCGACGCCAAGGACCTGCTGGTGGTGATGCAGAAGCGATAA
- a CDS encoding nuclear transport factor 2 family protein, translating into MSLTQERLWTSWELHTLLVDYWHDVDTNWGRNAASYYTEDALFEGSQASYRGREQIAKFYRWREDRGARTAVHLVSNFRAELLGPAEALCTWYLQLYAADGVPVLPTHAPILVAMMTDRCQRLDEGWLCSHRKFESWFEGGIATTNPVLDASR; encoded by the coding sequence ATGTCGCTGACCCAGGAACGCTTGTGGACCAGTTGGGAGCTGCACACGCTGCTTGTCGACTACTGGCACGACGTCGATACTAATTGGGGTCGCAATGCCGCCAGCTACTATACGGAAGACGCCCTGTTCGAGGGTTCGCAGGCGAGCTACCGCGGCCGCGAGCAGATCGCGAAGTTCTACAGGTGGCGCGAGGACCGGGGCGCCAGAACCGCCGTCCATTTGGTCAGCAATTTCCGCGCTGAGCTTCTTGGCCCCGCGGAGGCCCTATGCACCTGGTATCTGCAGCTCTACGCCGCCGACGGCGTGCCGGTGCTTCCAACGCATGCGCCGATCTTGGTGGCTATGATGACCGATCGCTGCCAGCGCCTCGATGAGGGTTGGCTGTGCAGTCACCGGAAGTTCGAATCCTGGTTCGAGGGCGGGATAGCGACTACCAATCCCGTGCTCGACGCGTCGCGCTAG
- a CDS encoding transporter substrate-binding domain-containing protein, which translates to MLVVRDPSTGLLRGKGVTLAKELARRLDLSLDMVSFGTAGEILRALGQDLWDVAFLAIDPARAANLDFTAPYMTIEGTYLVATASTFRTVGDVDRRGVRIAVSQGSAIDQHLTKLVRNAELVRAQGDTGATSLTLFRELGLDALAGGRQQLAGYAEGNPELRVLSDHFLLVQQAMCLPKGRAEAADFLRDFVEEMKDD; encoded by the coding sequence ATGCTGGTGGTGCGCGATCCATCCACCGGCTTGCTGCGCGGCAAGGGCGTCACGCTCGCGAAGGAACTCGCCCGCCGTCTCGATCTGTCCCTTGACATGGTCAGCTTCGGCACCGCAGGCGAGATCCTTCGTGCGCTGGGTCAGGACCTTTGGGACGTTGCATTCTTGGCGATCGATCCTGCGCGCGCCGCGAACCTCGATTTCACCGCGCCCTACATGACCATCGAAGGCACCTATTTGGTCGCGACGGCGTCGACCTTCCGGACGGTAGGGGATGTGGACAGGCGAGGCGTACGGATCGCGGTGAGCCAAGGCTCGGCGATCGATCAGCATCTTACTAAACTGGTCCGGAACGCTGAACTGGTCCGCGCGCAGGGCGACACCGGGGCAACCTCGCTCACGCTTTTCAGAGAACTGGGCCTTGATGCGCTTGCCGGGGGGCGTCAACAGCTTGCTGGATACGCCGAAGGCAACCCGGAACTGCGGGTCTTGAGCGATCATTTCCTGCTGGTCCAACAGGCAATGTGCCTACCCAAAGGACGCGCTGAGGCGGCGGATTTCCTGCGCGACTTCGTTGAGGAAATGAAGGATGACTAA